The sequence below is a genomic window from Pseudorca crassidens isolate mPseCra1 chromosome 20, mPseCra1.hap1, whole genome shotgun sequence.
CCGGGCCGACTGAGCAGCTCTTGGCGCagtgagaggagggagaaggccTCGGCCTCGGGCTCCTCCTCCGAGGCCGGGCTGCTGGCCTCAGcctcccaggccccgccccccacGCCCCACAGTCTGGCGCTCTGCTCCCAGAACAGAGGCTGGCAGGCTAGCTCCGAGGGGGGTGAGTCGGGGCCTGGCGAGGGTCCCCCGTATAGGCTGGTCTCATCTGAGCCCTCATCCTCCTGCAGGTCCCGGTACAGGTCCAGCCGGGCCTGGCACCGGGCCGGGGAGCCACGGGGGGGAACAGGTGGCGGCTCTTCTTCGCGGGCTAGTCGCTGCTGCAGCCAGGCCACGCAGGAGGCCACATCCGCGCTGGCCCGCCGTGCCTGCAGCAGCTCCTCGGCTGGCAGCATGCTGGTGCCCAGCTGCGCCAGCACCTCGCCCAGGATCTCACACTCCAGCCGCAGGGCAAAGCAGCCCAGGGCCACCTGCACAAGCTGGCGGGCGGGGGGCAGGGCAGCCACCATAAGGCGGTGGTCGTCCCTGCGCACATAGCCCATCTTCTGGAAGCTCTGGATGAGGAGGTCCTCCGAGAGTGCGCCCTTCAGCACGTGCACGTAGCCCCCTGAGAAAGTCTGCAAGGGAGGGGGCCGGTCGGCGGCAGCCCACCCTCCCGCAGACCTGCCCCCGCCTCAGCTGCACTCCCTTGCTTTGGGGGCCACCATCCTCACCCCAGGGGGCGGCATGGCCCCAAGGCGGTCTGGGATGTGCTGACGCTCCCTCCAGAGGAGCTGTTTAAAAACATACatgctgggagttccctggtggtcttgtggttaggatttggcactttcactgctggggcctgggttcagtccccggtcggggaactgagatcccgcaggctgtgcggccaaaaacaaaaaaaacatagatGCTCAGGGCCACCCCCAGAAACTCTGATCTCACTGGCTGAGGTAGGCCCCAGCATCACAATTGTTTAATCTAACACATTTCATCTGGGTCATAGAACAAACTAAATAAAGAGGCCCTGTTGAGAAATCTCGCTGCCCTCTGGGTCCCCTCCACCTCCTCTCACCTGTGGGGGTTTGCTACTTTAGTTAGTTTCCCGTGTACCTGCTGAGTGGTCATGCAAACAAAGAATACAAGTGCTTATTTGCTCTGAGCAGGTAGCCTCCTAAACGCCTCATTCTGAACTCTGCTTTTCCAGTTTCTGAGAGCTTTCCCTGACACGACAGAGGCCTAGCCATTCACTTCTCCAGCTGTGCAGCTTTCCACCACACGGATGGAACATCTGTAGTTTTTGGAGGCTCCAGGCTGCAAAGGAACTAGAAGCGTCCCTAGGATGGCGATAACGTGTCTCTCACGTGTCTACAGTTCCTTGATCCTGGGACCCTGTGAGTGTACCTTTGCTTACAGCTGATGAGAGTACCTCCACAGATGGGGCACTGCTGTAAGACTGTTCTCAGGGCTGGGCTTTCACCCCTCACAATGGACCTTGCGCTAGACTGTCCTCGTGTTTGCTTCATGGAGGAAGGAATGGATTCCAAAAGATTAGGTAACTTGCCCCAAGCCACAGAGCCGGCAGAAGCAGACCCCATCCAGGTCTGCCCAGTGCTGAAGCCCGTGAGCGTGTCAAGATCAGGCCTGTCTGTTCTGCTCTTGGCCCCCCATGGGGCTGCATCCTGCCCTCGTCTGAACGGATGAATGAAAGTCCTAGAACCTCAGAACAGCAGGTGTCCCAGTGGAGCAGTGGGCTCCACGGCTCACCTCACTGAGAGAGGCTGCTGCTGCCATGGCAACCAGTGGAGGCGGACGCCCACGTGCCCAGTGACATCATTACCTTCCCACTCTTCTGAATTAGCTCAGAGCAGAAGGCAGCCTGCCCCCTCCTGCCAGCCTGCAGCTCACCTGGAGGGGCCCGGCCGGCCCTGGGCTCAGCTCTACCCAGGCTGTGGGGTGAGCTAGGTACTTGTTTAGCCCGGCTCCACTAGGACATGCAGgggcacccccagcccctgcctactTCATAGGGGATAACCATGTCATCTTCCACAAATGGAGCCACAAATCTCTCCTGGAGAGATTAGGGTGACCCTGGAATGCCCAGtccttcctgtgtgtctgtcctaGGATTTCTATGGTAACTGGGGCCACAAGGCTACTTTGGGGAGGGCAGTGATGCAAGCTTTAAGGACCAGGATCCCCCTCGGAAGGCAGGTATCCAAGTGGGTGGCCTCCACGCACCCCATGTTCTCAGCCCCAGGAGTACAAAGGGGAACCTCGGCCAAGAGATGCTCCAACACGCCCAGGACCCTGCAGCACACTGAGCTCTCTGAAACCCATCAGCCTCTGAGGACACCTGAAATCCCTTAGGCCCGACGGTAGCCGCCGTCCCGATGGTAGCCAACTCCCAGTAGCCTGGGCAGGGGCCCCCACTCGGCTCGGCGCCCTACCTTGATGGTGGTGAACTCTTTCCTCCAAGGCAGCAGATACAGGTGCACGGCGGCTAACTCCAGCAGCTCGAAGGCGCGGGCCAGGCCGCGTAGCGCAGGGGCCAGGTCGGCGCGGCCCCACAGGCCATCGGTGAGTAGTGCCAGCGCGTCATCCTGCAGCGCCCCATGCAGGTCGAAGTCTTCCACCAGGATGTGCCAGAGCACGGCGCGTAGCGATGGGTCCCCGCACACGCCCGCGCGGCCGTGCCTAAGTTCGCGCTCTAGGCACAGACGGTAGTCCTCGGACAGCGAGCTGCTGCCCATGCTGGCGGGCGGGAATAGGGTATCAGGACGCAGAGGTCCCTCCCTGCCCGCTGCGCGCCTCCAGAGCCCTCGCCTGCATCCACAGGTCCCCCACCAACTGTGCGCCCCTGGTATCTACAGCACCCCCTTCCCTGGAGACGTACGCCACCTGAGTTTCCCTTCCCGAGCAGAGACCCCTTTGCCCAGCAGATCGTGCTGTGGGCCCGGAGGACGACAGCCCTACCTGTCTCTCACCAGCAGTCCCCGAGCGCCCGCTGCTCTCTTCGGGCCTCTCCAGCAGCACCTCGCTTCCGTCGGGCCGGCTCCACCCCTCCGCCGTGACGTTAGGGGCGGGGTCTCTTCGGGCACCGCCCCCTCCGCCAACGCGGACAGGGCGGGGCCTGGTGAGAGCCCGGGAGCACGAACCTCCACGGACTGCGGAGCCAAGGACAGGGGGCACACCGCGGACGCTCCCACCGAGGCGGGCGCCGACCTCCTGAGCTGGACCCTCGGGAGCGCCAGGGTGCCGAGGAAGCAGGTACCGTGGCTCTTCGTGCGCCTGCCGGGAGCGGGGACCGGACGCGGGGCGGGGCAATCTCCTGGGGGCGGGGCTACCCCAACAGGGACAGGACCCTTCTCGTTGCCTAACGGGATTGACCAGAtacgggagggagggaggggtcgaGCCGCCCTCTGGCGGGGCCAGTGCTCCAGGTGGAAGCCGGCCGGGCGTTTCAGCGTCATTTAAAACTGCAACCTCAGgagactttcctggcggtccagtcgttaggactccgcgctcccaCTGCTGGGGGCGCcgcaccctccccccccccaccaaaaaaacccaacaaatcaGCAACCCGGGCCTCTTTGAGGCGGCGTGAAGGCGCTTTTCTGCCTAGGTCAGAGTCGCTTCCAGGCACCGGATCCGACGTTCTGCTCTGTATCCAGCCCTGCTTCTCCGCTCCTGCTCTGAGTGCTGTTTGCGTGGCCCCAGGTGTTTGCTGTTAACTGTTGTGTGCTATTCCAGGGAGCATGGCTCTGTCTCAGTGTGCCACTCGAACCTGAGCAGGTCTTTGCACCGTCCTCCCTTAGAGGAGTAGTCCCATAGAAGACCCGTTGAATGGAAGTGACGTTGCATGGCTTTCCAGGTTAAGTCATAAAACTGCCTTGCTGTCTTGAGACGCTCAATCTTGGGACCTAGCCACATACTGGGAGGAAAGCAGCTGCATGAAGGGGCCGAATGATGAAGGCTGAATAATGTCCAAACTCCATGGAACCCGGGAATGTGaacatatttggaaataggatctttggaGCTATAATCAAGTTAAGACTAAGTCAGAtggattagggtggaccctaagcCGTCAGAATGACGTCTCTGTAAGGAGCAAGGTTACGTACTTCGGGAGGAGGCACATGATGGATGCAGAGGCTTGCAGCTACAGGCAGAGACTGCAGGAGCCCCGGAGCTGGACGAGGCAGGAAAGGGTTCTCGTCTAGCACTCCGCTGGGCCACGGCCCTGTGGACGCCTTGACTTCAGACTTCAGGACTTTGGgagtaaatttttgttgttttaagctcccCAGTAGCTAGTTACAGGAAACGAATGCAGGCCTCCCACGCCACGGCTGTTCCCACAGCCGAGGCCCTCGCTGATGGCAGACGTGTAGACAAGTCTCCAGATGACTCCAACCCCTTGATCTTGGGTCACCCCAACTTGGAAGCTGACTTACCTGATGCTGCAGGTGGGGCAGAGACAAGATGTCCCCACTGAACCCTGCCGAGGTGGGAGTTTCACAAGCAAAGCAAATGGCTGTCGCATGTTTAAGCCAGTGAGTGGGCTGGCTTGTTACACAGCAGGGGGGCGGATGCCACACTGCCTCAGCGCCAGCTGCGTAGGGGTCCTCCTGTGACCCTGGGCTATAGCCGGGCGGAGCAGATGGGTGGCAGGGTCAGTTAATACCTACCTTGGCCAGGACCGCAGCTCCCTGGACCACCGCCCAGCACACTGCGCGGCTGGGTCCAGTCTCCCAGGCAACACCCCTCTCCTCCTCATCCAGCTTTCTCATCTTCACCAGTTCAGCGCAAGGGAAGGTCTGTCTTGTaagtgttttaatttgcatttcttgattttaaaaatgactttaaacaCCTCTTCTTATGCTGATGAGCTTTTTAAAGTTCTTCTGAAGACAGCCTGTTCACAGCCTTTGCTATTTTCCTGACGGGGGCTCCTGCCTTTTTCGTGTTGATCTGGAGGATTTTCTGTGTGAAGAATCCATCACTCACCGTCTTACGAAAGGCTGTAGGCTGGGAGAGGCTGAAGGACTGGCCCAGAGCCAGCAGCAGGAAGGCCGTCTGATCAGCGCCTCCAGAGAGCTCCCCAAAGCCAGCAGGAGCGCCCACGGTCAGGCTTCGCTCCATCGTCCACCTGCTCTATGAAAGGGGGCTTAAAATCCCATCCTTGAGACCGCCAAGGCCTGGAGCAGGGGGTCATCCTCCCCAGGCTTCATGGCTGGCTGGGCCTCGTGTCCAGGACTGGGGGGCTTCCTTTGGAGAGGGCAGGGACTCAGGGACTGAGAGCTttgagggcagggcagggtgagcAGGCGGGTGCCTGCCTGTCGTTCCTGGGGTGCTGGTGGGCAGGGGACCCCTGCCCACAAAGGCTCCCGAAAGAGGCAGCTGCCCCCGGAACTCGGGTTGGCCTTCCCTTGGGGTCACGTCCCCGGCCCCCTCTGGCCTCCGGAGTCAACATGCTGGGCTCGAAGAGAGCTCTGCCACCGGGAGCTGTGGCCTGGAGAAGGCGTTTCCccttctgtgcctcactttcctcacgaGGTTCCCGCACAGCCTTGGGACACTGCGTGCACAGAACACACAGTCAGGTCCAGCTGGGCCTTCCCCAGGGACCCACACGCTGCTCCCACACCACTTTCTGCCATGGTGACAGatgctgcctggggctggggccggGCCACCTGCATGTGTTCCCCACCTGGAGAGCAACATGACTCCTGGGAACCCTTCGGGAGGAGTGGTCCGGGCTCAGATCCTGCCCAGTGATGACCTCTGACCCTGCCAACCTGCTAGGCCCCCCAGAGTGTGTCCAGTGCTAGAAGGAGCAGCCCCAcggatcccactcctgggcagagGTCTGGGAGGTGGGCTGGGCTTGGCGATGGCCCCAGGGGCCTCTGGGACCCTCTGGCTCTGGCTGGTTGGCTGGGAGTGGCTGTGCTGCCCAGGCCTCCTCCCGGCCAGTGGGACGGGGAGCAGGTGAGCCGCGCTGACGGAGACACCAGTGACCTCTTTATTTCCAGCTGGGTCAGTGGTTGCCCAGGGGCCTGTAACAGTCAGGGTGGGCAGGTGGTGGGGCTCCTGGCAGGCGCCGACCCTTGGGTTCACACCGACCCTGAAGTGgctgagtgggggtggggattcGCCAGCGGTCTCAGGATGTCCGTGCCCATTGCCAAGGGTGGGAGTGTGGCTCAGAGCTCCCACACATGGGCAGGTGCCCTGGGGACACCTGGGTCTTCAGGACAGAGTGATCAGTGACCAATAAACAGCACAGTCTAAACCCACCTGGGCCCCAGGCCTCTTGTGGGGTGACAGGCTCTCTTCTCGACTCAGACAAGAACCTGGCTCAGGGAGCTCCGCGTGTCACGGGGGACgggaagggagagaagcagaCCTGCCCTCGGCCAGGCCCGCGGCCCCTCTGTCCTTGGGCTTGTGGGGCCTGCAGGGTGTCAGCGGACTGAGCCGTTGGAGTGTGCAGGCCCCAGGGGCGCCCAGTTTCCTGCACGGGGCCTCTCACAGGTGGGGACAGGAAAGAGAAGGGCCTGGTTCCTGGGAGCTGACTCGGGTCAGCCCCATCCTATCCGGAGCAGAGGGGCCTCCTTGAGCCCTAGGGGCTGATGTCAGGCGGGGGCGAGAGCCCCACCTCGGCCAGCCCACCGCCCCATGCAGGTGCCTCTGGGCCAGTCCTTGGCCAGCCCGTCCTCTGCTACTTGCCCAGGGCCCGCCGGGGCAGCAGCTCCACGTAGCTCAGGGCGCTCTGCAGTGACGTCAGGCAGTAACCCTCCTCTCCGATCAGGTACCTGCACGGCGGTGGCACAAGCATCTGTCACTGGAAGGATGCAAGGAGACCCCGACGTTCTGGAAGGGGCACCTGCCCTTGCGGGGCAGAACCTGGATGCTGAAGGCCCACGGGCTGTCAGGGCGCTGGGCTGGGGGACGGCCCACTCCCCAGGCAGACGCTGCTCAGGGGATGGCCCCCTGGCTCCTCTGGGCAGTGTgctgggtgaggggcagggagaggggccgTGGGCCCCGTGCATGGGTGGGAGCACGAGCTCAGCCCCCACGCTGGCCCGAGGCTCCCACCTCTCGTGGATGAACTCCTCCAGGGCTGCACACTCCGACACCAGCTGGGGGAGGCCACTCCTCAGCGCCACAAAGGACAGGATGGGCAGCAGGTCGTCGGCGCCACTGTTGGGGAGACGCAGAGCCGGCCAGGAGGCTCCAGGGACCGGGGGCGCTGCTCAGTCCCCACAGCCCTGAAGCCTCCCAGCTAGGTCCCTGGAGCAGCTTTGGGCTTGCTGGATGCTGTCCCCGTGCCTCTCCTGCCCACCGGCctcagggggctgggggtgggcttGGGTCAGTGTGACAAAAGACCACCTGGGATCGCTGAGGCCATCCTGAACGGGGACCCTGTGCCGCAGAGCCCAGGGCTGGACCAGGGAGGCCCCACAGTGAAGCTCTCCCGTGAGCTGGCCCGAGCCCAGGGACGGAGAGGATAGCCCGTGTCCCAGGCAGCCTGCTCACTCCTGGGATCAGGGTCACTCACGTGCCACTCCAGGTACCCCAGACCCTACGCAAGAGGCACCTaagtgagggagggaggcccTGAGGGATGCTCAAAACCCTGGCGAAGGGCCCACGGGCCAGTACTTTTGGCGAGGAGCACGGAAGCATACTGGTTTGAACCTGATGACCAACCAGGGactcctgcccccacctccctgggTGCCACACACCTGCAGGGACACACAgcgccaccaccaccccccccccccagctcctTGGATGTCCTGAGGAGAGAGAGAGCGCTAGCGTGGGGTTGCAGCTGGGACtcggaaatgctttcagttttgggGCCCTTTCACCTGCTGCAACTTTTTCGGAGACCAGGTGGTACAATAGTGATGGTGGCCGGTGAGAGCCAGGTGGGTCCCCCGGCCTGACCCCGCAGCCCACCCAGCTGGCTGCAAGGACAGGTGCTTTCAGACCCCGGTCTCTGGCACAGGGTGAGGGTCGCCAGCCCCAGGTGGGCGCCAGGGCCAGGGCAGGCTGCTGGCTACAGGCTGGTGCAGGTGAGATAAGGCAGAACCCAGGTGGGGAAGACCCCTGCCCACCTcaggaggctggggcaggggcagtgCAGGAACCCCAGGCTGGGGCTCAGCACAGGGGACGGGCTCTTCCCCAGGACAGGACCGGGGCGGCTTCCCCAAGCATGCACCTGAGGGGGGCACACGCCACCGGGTTAGCGAGGGGCCGGACCGCGTCGTCAGCAGGGCTGGAGCCCGGGGTCTTTGGTGGAAATGGGCCGCACTCTCCTCAAGGAGAAGCAGGGCCAGGCGCCGGGCGGGAACCCGAGGCGCCGGGGCCGGGGCCTCTGAAGGCAGCCCCTCCCGCCCAGTCCCCACCACAGGCCGTGGCCTCCTGGGACTCACATGGCGGCGATGCCCGGCTGGGGCGCAGCCTCGCGAGCCCGGGAGTAGTCCTCCGCGCAGGCACAGGTGACCCGCAGGGCCCGCACTGCGTCGCAGAAGccaggcttcgggtgaggggctGGGGACCTCGTCCCGGTACGGCCCCGGGCGCCGCCCCACCCCCATCGCGTGCAGGGCTGGGCAGAGCCTGGACCACCACCACTCATGTCCCACGGGACACACACCCCCCGGACTGGAGAAGGGCCTGCCGCTGAGGGCTGAAGGCGCAGACTCCAGTCGCCCTCCGGGACCGGACTCGACTCTGTCTCATCtgactcccttctcccttccctccaacCAAACCGTCCCCACTCACCAATGCACTCCAGCTTCTTCTGGGGGCAGCTCTCCAGGACCAGCAGCCCTAGCTCCTGGGCGGCAGCACAGTAGGGGTAGGCGCCGCCCGCCGTGGCCTCGGGGTCCCGGGGGAGGAGCTTGGTGGGGACGCCGACGGCCGCCGGGGGCGCGTTCCCGTACAGCTCCATGCTCCTGCTCAGGGCGGCCTCCCGCAGGCGGTGAACGCTCCTGGGGCAGAGAGGGGCCAGGCTCAGGGGCCCAGGGCCCCGCCCGGGAGGGGACAGGGGCGGCGCTGGGGAAAGCTGGCCACGCCCCGAGCCGTGGGAGGGTGCGCGTGGCACCGCCTGCACACGCGCAACACCTGAGGGGACCTGGGAGGAAGGCAGCTGAGGGACGCACACGCGGCGGGGCCGCACCTGTACACGGCCAGCAGCAGGGGCCACAGCGGGGAGAAGAAGGGCTCCTCGATGCAGGCCAAGCAGCGGTCTTTGGAGGCGGCCGTGTTCAGGCCTTCAAAAGCCAGGAGGGTCAGCGAGAGCAGCCTGTCTGCCGGGAGCAGAGCCAGTACAGAGGCACTGTGGGGACAGCTGGGACCTCTAGCCCCGCTGGCAGCCCCTGGAGGCCTCTCCCACCCGCAGCCAACCTGGGGTGCCCAGGCAGGGTCCccacctgcctgcccctccctgccgCCCCAGAGCCAGCTTGGGATGGGCAGAGCCACAGGTAGCTTCCCGGCTCAGCAGGAGGGGCTctgcctggccctgcctccccCCACTTCTGAACGCTACGGCCCAGGTCGGTGCAGGGAGTCAGGGCCCTCATCCCTAGGGGGTCACAGGGTCATATGCAGCTCCGCCAGGGGGCCAAGGAGACAAGCCTAGAAGGGAGGGCCTAAGACAGCTTCTTTCTGAAAAGGGTCTGTACCCCAAACTGGGGCACCCAGAGGAACGTCAGAAGCATATCTGAAGACAAGAAATCTGAGGTCCAGGGAGATGAAGGAACCCGTCCCCCACCAGGGAGGAAGGGGTGCTCACCCAGAGTCTCCCAGACAACACAGGCCCCTGACTGCTGGGCCTCTCGCTGGTTCTCAGGAAACCCTCACAGCCTTCCTCCTTGGAAGGGACGTGAAGTCCCCTGCCACCCTGGGCTCCTTACGGAACACACACTCGCTTCTCAAAATGGAAAAACCTAAGATGAGCCGCCACCAGGCCGCACAGACCTAGAGCCCTGGGTTTGGAAGGGTGGGGGTCGAACCTAATGGGGCAGCTAGGACCACCTGGCAGCCAGAGGCCCTGACGGCAGACCCTCCCCCAAACCCAAGACTGAAATGGACCCGGCTGTCCTCCCTATGTGGCCCCGTGAGGAGACAgccagggatggagggagacCCTGGCCACTGCCAGCCCCAGCTGCTCTCTGGGGCAGGGTGTGTGCCTCTCTGCTGAACTGGACACGTGGCCCCAGGGGAGGGCTCTGCAGAGCAGGGCCGGCCTGGATGCCACCCACAGGAAGGCTCCGCTGGACCGGGCCCATCCCAGGCCTCTGACAAGCTTTCCGAGGACGTGGGCTTCGGACAGCGCAGTTCCCCCACCACCCACCCGGCCTGTGGCGCGGACCTCACCGATGGCGTCGTGTATGTCCTGCACGGTGCCCTTCAGCTGCTCCAGCAACGGCTCCTTCCTCACCCCTGGGGGCTGGGGCTCAGGCTGCCCCCCAGGGCCCCGGCCCCTCCTCTCAGGAGTAGCCAAGAACTGTTCCAGGTCCCCGAAGGAGCTGTCGTTGCCCGGCAGGTCGGATGAAGTGTCCGCCAGGGGTGAGGGAGGCCCCGTGGGGCTGCCGTCTGCCCCTCTGTCCGGGttgccggggtggggtggggggatgggggcgcTGGCGGAGGCCCCGTCTGTGGGCctttgggctgggctgggctcggGGGGGGAGGGCATGCAGTAGAGGCTCTGGGAGGGCCGGAGCCGCCGGCTTCCAGGAGCCAGCAGCCCGTCGGCATCGGGGGGCAGGGAACGGCAGCCCAGGGCCGAGGCAGCGCCCCTGCTCACGATGGGGTACAGCGCCCGGTACACGGCGCACTGGAGCTTCTTCAGGAGCTGCGAGATGGGGTGGTCGGGGACGCTGTGAGTAGGGGGAGAGGCAGTGTGTGAAGGCAGCCCCGTCGGGCTGGGGCTGCAGTCCCCTCGCTGGGTGACCCGGGGGCTGAGAAGGCCCGCCAGCCCTGCGAGGCCCTTACCCGACCCCCACCCAACGGCCACGTGGCCCTGCCGTGAGGGATTTCAGAGAAGGGACGCATGGACTAGTCCTCGCGGCTGAATGTTGCTGGTAAGGCCTGTCCCGCCCCTCTGAGAAGCCAGGAGGCCCGTGAAAGGCCATCCGCGGACAGGAGACCCCGGGGTCACAGGCGGGGGCCTCCGAGAGAGCCAGCGTGGCCTGCTGCCCGTGCGGTCACCCCAGACTGCCTCGCTCCTCTCTCCTTAATCCTTTCCTCCGCCATCAGCCTGCAGCCGGGGGAAGGGCCGACGTCCGGTACCTGAGCAGGTGGGAGACCAGGCTGGTCACCAGGGACAGGTCCCCTGGGCTCCTCTTGAGCTTGGCCTTCCAGCGCTTTGGCCAGTCCTGCAGGACAGGAGACCTTGGGGGAGAGCCCGCGGGAAGGCCCTCCCCAAGCCAAGGCCGCGCCCAGGGGCCCAGGCCTCCCTGCGGACTCCCCGCCCCGCGCACTCACGTGGTCTTGCTCGTACTCGAGGATGGCGGCGTAGAGGGCCCGCTGCTCCCGGTCCTCGGGGGTCAGGGCAACCTGGCTGCAGAACCTCCTGGGAGAAAGGACAGGTCTGGGGGCCTCAGGGCTGGACAGGCGGGCGCGCGAGTCCCCACCTGGCCCCCCCAGGAGTCCCGGGACCGAAGGCGGAGACGCACCTGTTGGCGGCCTCCTGGAGTCGCAGCCGGCGCTCCTCCATCTTCCTCTGCAGCTGGGGCGGCAGAGTCAAGGCCCTTCTAACGCGGCGTGCACGAACCCCCCGGCGTCCCAGCGCCCT
It includes:
- the VPS9D1 gene encoding VPS9 domain-containing protein 1 isoform X7, with product MLKLAEQCLERAQSTAAQLGKTCLRPAMPVVAPVPSPTSRHRRVYSDEGGKLSPFLPPEIFQKLQAVESQSSKKELTPLEEASLQNQKLKAAYEARMARLDPSQAMQKTSLTLSLQRQMMENLVIAKAREKTLQRKMEERRLRLQEAANRRFCSQVALTPEDREQRALYAAILEYEQDHDWPKRWKAKLKRSPGDLSLVTSLVSHLLSVPDHPISQLLKKLQCAVYRALYPIVSRGAASALGCRSLPPDADGLLAPGSRRLRPSQSLYCMPSPPEPSPAQRPTDGASASAPIPPPHPGNPDRGADGSPTGPPSPLADTSSDLPGNDSSFGDLEQFLATPERRGRGPGGQPEPQPPGVRKEPLLEQLKGTVQDIHDAIDRLLSLTLLAFEGLNTAASKDRCLACIEEPFFSPLWPLLLAVYRSVHRLREAALSRSMELYGNAPPAAVGVPTKLLPRDPEATAGGAYPYCAAAQELGLLVLESCPQKKLECIVRALRVTCACAEDYSRAREAAPQPGIAAIGADDLLPILSFVALRSGLPQLVSECAALEEFIHERYLIGEEGYCLTSLQSALSYVELLPRRAAVSQGCAGTS
- the VPS9D1 gene encoding VPS9 domain-containing protein 1 isoform X5, with product MAAAVGDGAVKPLQCAMKLANGAIELDTGNRPREAYTEYLRSVHYISQVLLEEVEASKEAGETVTPDTLKMLKLAEQCLERAQSTAAQLGKTCLRPAMPVVAPVPSPTSRHRRVYSDEGGKLSPFLPPEIFQKLQAVESQSSKKELTPLEEASLQNQKLKAAYEARMARLDPSQAMQKTSLTLSLQRQMMENLVIAKAREKTLQRKMEERRLRLQEAANRRFCSQVALTPEDREQRALYAAILEYEQDHDWPKRWKAKLKRSPGDLSLVTSLVSHLLSVPDHPISQLLKKLQCAVYRALYPIVSRGAASALGCRSLPPDADGLLAPGSRRLRPSQSLYCMPSPPEPSPAQRPTDGASASAPIPPPHPGNPDRGADGSPTGPPSPLADTSSDLPGNDSSFGDLEQFLATPERRGRGPGGQPEPQPPGVRKEPLLEQLKGTVQDIHDAIGLNTAASKDRCLACIEEPFFSPLWPLLLAVYRSVHRLREAALSRSMELYGNAPPAAVGVPTKLLPRDPEATAGGAYPYCAAAQELGLLVLESCPQKKLECIVRALRVTCACAEDYSRAREAAPQPGIAAIGADDLLPILSFVALRSGLPQLVSECAALEEFIHERYLIGEEGYCLTSLQSALSYVELLPRRAAVSQGCAGTS
- the VPS9D1 gene encoding VPS9 domain-containing protein 1 isoform X2 gives rise to the protein MAAAVGDGAVKPLQCAMKLANGAIELDTGNRPREAYTEYLRSVHYISQVLLEEVEASKAGETVTPDTLKMLKLAEQCLERAQSTAAQLGKTCLRPAMPVVAPVPSPTSRHRRVYSDEGGKLSPFLPPEIFQKLQAVESQSSKKELTPLEEASLQNQKLKAAYEARMARLDPSQAMQKTSLTLSLQRQMMENLVIAKAREKTLQRKMEERRLRLQEAANRRFCSQVALTPEDREQRALYAAILEYEQDHDWPKRWKAKLKRSPGDLSLVTSLVSHLLSVPDHPISQLLKKLQCAVYRALYPIVSRGAASALGCRSLPPDADGLLAPGSRRLRPSQSLYCMPSPPEPSPAQRPTDGASASAPIPPPHPGNPDRGADGSPTGPPSPLADTSSDLPGNDSSFGDLEQFLATPERRGRGPGGQPEPQPPGVRKEPLLEQLKGTVQDIHDAIDRLLSLTLLAFEGLNTAASKDRCLACIEEPFFSPLWPLLLAVYRSVHRLREAALSRSMELYGNAPPAAVGVPTKLLPRDPEATAGGAYPYCAAAQELGLLVLESCPQKKLECIVRALRVTCACAEDYSRAREAAPQPGIAAIGADDLLPILSFVALRSGLPQLVSECAALEEFIHERYLIGEEGYCLTSLQSALSYVELLPRRAAVSQGCAGTS
- the VPS9D1 gene encoding VPS9 domain-containing protein 1 isoform X1, with protein sequence MAAAVGDGAVKPLQCAMKLANGAIELDTGNRPREAYTEYLRSVHYISQVLLEEVEASKEAGETVTPDTLKMLKLAEQCLERAQSTAAQLGKTCLRPAMPVVAPVPSPTSRHRRVYSDEGGKLSPFLPPEIFQKLQAVESQSSKKELTPLEEASLQNQKLKAAYEARMARLDPSQAMQKTSLTLSLQRQMMENLVIAKAREKTLQRKMEERRLRLQEAANRRFCSQVALTPEDREQRALYAAILEYEQDHDWPKRWKAKLKRSPGDLSLVTSLVSHLLSVPDHPISQLLKKLQCAVYRALYPIVSRGAASALGCRSLPPDADGLLAPGSRRLRPSQSLYCMPSPPEPSPAQRPTDGASASAPIPPPHPGNPDRGADGSPTGPPSPLADTSSDLPGNDSSFGDLEQFLATPERRGRGPGGQPEPQPPGVRKEPLLEQLKGTVQDIHDAIDRLLSLTLLAFEGLNTAASKDRCLACIEEPFFSPLWPLLLAVYRSVHRLREAALSRSMELYGNAPPAAVGVPTKLLPRDPEATAGGAYPYCAAAQELGLLVLESCPQKKLECIVRALRVTCACAEDYSRAREAAPQPGIAAIGADDLLPILSFVALRSGLPQLVSECAALEEFIHERYLIGEEGYCLTSLQSALSYVELLPRRAAVSQGCAGTS
- the VPS9D1 gene encoding VPS9 domain-containing protein 1 isoform X3; the encoded protein is MRRGVFICEGDSGGSVKQPSKVYLADNPEAYTEYLRSVHYISQVLLEEVEASKEAGETVTPDTLKMLKLAEQCLERAQSTAAQLGKTCLRPAMPVVAPVPSPTSRHRRVYSDEGGKLSPFLPPEIFQKLQAVESQSSKKELTPLEEASLQNQKLKAAYEARMARLDPSQAMQKTSLTLSLQRQMMENLVIAKAREKTLQRKMEERRLRLQEAANRRFCSQVALTPEDREQRALYAAILEYEQDHDWPKRWKAKLKRSPGDLSLVTSLVSHLLSVPDHPISQLLKKLQCAVYRALYPIVSRGAASALGCRSLPPDADGLLAPGSRRLRPSQSLYCMPSPPEPSPAQRPTDGASASAPIPPPHPGNPDRGADGSPTGPPSPLADTSSDLPGNDSSFGDLEQFLATPERRGRGPGGQPEPQPPGVRKEPLLEQLKGTVQDIHDAIDRLLSLTLLAFEGLNTAASKDRCLACIEEPFFSPLWPLLLAVYRSVHRLREAALSRSMELYGNAPPAAVGVPTKLLPRDPEATAGGAYPYCAAAQELGLLVLESCPQKKLECIVRALRVTCACAEDYSRAREAAPQPGIAAIGADDLLPILSFVALRSGLPQLVSECAALEEFIHERYLIGEEGYCLTSLQSALSYVELLPRRAAVSQGCAGTS